Within the Pseudarthrobacter sp. W1I19 genome, the region GGCTCCGTCCTCCGTGACGGCCTGCCGGCTCAGTGCCAGGAGGGTTTCCTTGAAGTCCTGCTGGACGGAGCCGATGCTGTTGAGCGATTCGTTGATGGACCTGATGGAGGCGAGTCTTCCGGCCAGGCCGAACCTCTCCACGCAGTCGCGGTACCAGGGTTTGATCCGGTCCGAAATGGCAATGATGGAGAAGCGGTGGCCCTGCAGCGCGGCAGCACACAGGGCGGCTTCGGTGATGCCGACGACGGGCACGGCAGTGAGTTCCTTTAGTGCCGGCATGCCGGGGTCGCCGAAGGCTGCCACCACAACCGCGTCCACGGGCTCGGCTCCCGGGCGCGTGTATTCTGCGATGATTTCGGCCACGGCGCCGGCGGCGAGCAGGGATTCAAAACGCGTCTCGATGTACTCCATGCCGTGGCCTGCGGTACGCACCAGCAGTTCGGTGCCGGCCGCGGCCGAGCGGAGGGCCTCGGATTCGATCAGGGCGGTGACATCGTCGCTGATGTTGGGGTTGATGACCAGGAGTCGCATTATTTCTTCCGGTGGAGTTGGGGTTCGGTTTTCTGGAAGTCCTCGGGAAACTGCTCGCGGTACTTGCCGATGTGGGACGCGGATTGTGCCGCGGCCCGGTCCGGGTCCCCGCTGGCGATTGCCTCATACAGCTCGCGGTGCTCGCGGATGAGTTCGGGCAGGTCGCTGACGTGCCGGAACAACCAGTGCATGCGGCCCTGAAGGGGCTCCAGGGCCGACTTGAGGAAATTGTTGTCCGCGATGCCGGTGATGGCATCGTGGAATTCACTGTTGGCCCGGTGCGCCTCCATGACGGCCCCCTTGGCCAGGAAGCCTTCGGCGCTGTCCAGGAGTCCCAACAGGAACGCGAGGTCCTTCTCGGTGGCCCGTTGCGCCGCAAGCCGGCAGGCCAGGACTTCCAGGGATTGGCGGACGTCGAAAAGGTCTTCCACGTCCTTGGGGCTCAGTGAACTGACCTCCGCTCCACGTGCCCCGCGGTCGCTGATGAGGCCTTCCTGGCGGAGCATGCGCAGCGCTTCGCGGACCGGCAGCCGGGACACGGAGAATTCTGCTGCGAGGTCGCGTTCCACCAGCCGGGTGCCGGGAGCGTAGTGTCCTTCGAAAATCCGGGTGCGGAGGGTGTCCCGGACAGTCTCGCGAAGGGGGCGGTCCTTGTCCTGGGTCTCTTCTGCGGTCAGCATGATGCTCCATTTTCGATTCTTGGTATGACACGGCTCCCGGCAGCGGGGGCGCGGATTGCGTATTGCCTCGGATGGCCAGCTTAGACAGGAAGCCGCTTGTTGTAATTCAGGGTCAGGACGGAGGCGCCCATGATGATTGCGGATCCCACGAAGTACAGCAGCGCCCAGGTGTAGGAGCCCGTGGCGCCAACAATAAGTCCGACGGCGATGGGTGTGAGGAAGCCGGAGATGTTGCCGCTGAAGTTCATGGCGCCGCCCAGGACGCCGGCGTTGGTGCGCCCGCCCAGGATGGAGGGGATGCTCCAGAACAGGCCTACCCAGCGCAGGAAGAACATCACCAGGGAGAGCAGTACGACGGCGGTGGTGGGGTCCGCAACAACCGTGACGCCCACCAGGCCACCGATGACCACGGCGCTGGAGATGCCCAGGAGGGTACGCATGACGCGGTTGGCCGAGGCGCCGGCTGCCCGCCATTTGTCGGCGATGGTGCCGCCGATGATTTCGCCGACGAAGCCTGCTCCGAAGATGACGAAGGTAGACCAGCCGATGGTTTTCAGGTCAAAGCCCTTGGCCTGGGCCAGGTAGAGCGGGCCCCAGGTCAGCAGGCCGTAGAAAACGCCGTTGAATCCCAGCCAGCCGAAGCACATGGCCCAGAAGGAACGGAACTTGAGGTAGGGGAGCAGTCCCCGCTTGCCCTGCCCGCCGTCGAGCTTTGCCTCGGCATCCTCTGCCGCATGCGAGGCCTCGATGTACGCGGCTTCAGCCTTATTGACGCCCCGGTGCTCGCGGGGGTTGTCGCGGACGTACCACCAGACGGCCAGGCCCATCAGCACGGTGGCGGCGCCGGCGATGACGAAGGCCCAGCGCCAGCTGCCGGTGGAGGCGATCAGGCCAGCAATGATGATGCCGCCCAGACCGGCGCCGAGCGGTGCACCGGCGTCCAGGATGGTGGCGCCGCGGCCGCGTTCGGACTTGTGCATCCAGATCGCGTTGAGTTTGCCGCCGGCGGGCATCACACCGGCTTCGGTGACGCCGATGCCCATCCGGGCAATGAACATGCTGAGGAATCCGCCGGCCATACCTGAGGCGGCGGTGGCGGCGCCCCAGCCGATGCACGAGGCGGTCATGACTTTGCGGGGTCCGAACTTGTCGATCAGCCAGCCCACCGGGATCTGCATCACGGCGTAGGTCCAGAAGAAGGCCGAGAGCAGGAGACCCACGAGTTCAGGAGCGAGGTTGAACTCTTTCTGGATGATCGGGAGCGCAACGGAGATCGAACCGCGGTCTATGTAATTGACCGCAACCAGGACCAGCAGCAGCAGGAAGAGTTTCCAGCGGACGGCGGTGCGCCGTTGCACGCCGTCCTTGCCGGGTTCGCTCGATGGTTGGCCGGTGGTGCCTTCGGCAGCTGCCGGCGTTGTTTCAGTGTTGGGGATGGACACAGCTTCTCCTTCACGGGGAAGTTTACGGATAGGGAAGGTACGAATTGTGTGTGCGGACGGGATGACACGGTGAAAGGCCCGCAGAGAGTAAGACAGGATCAGCACGGCGATCCGGAGCGCCGGACGGATGACCTCTTTTGGGATCCCAATTTGGGATCCCAAAATCAAAGGTAGGAGTGACCCGCGCCACTGTCAAGGATTTTCCCGTTCTGCGGGCGGAGAGGTCCGTAAATACGGATTGTGACTGCCCGAAATCCCAACTGGCTCGCAGCTAACGTCGTGAAATCGCGTTTTCACGACGTCACCTTGCCAGTTGGGGCATGCAGTCAGTTGTGCCGGAGGAGGGGACAAGGCGGCAGCTACTGAGGGGAGCCGGCCCGCCGGTGCACGAGGATTTCAGCGAGCTCTGCGAGTCGGTGGGCGCGGGCGGACTCTGCCGGCGTGAACGGTTCCCCGGGCCGGACGAAGGTGATGGGGCCATGCCAGGCGGTGGGAATCTTCAGGAGGGTCCCGGCGCCGTGTTTCTCCAGCGCCGCCTCTGCAGGGGCGAGGATCCTTGCCTGGAGGAGTTCGGCCACCGCCAGGGGGAGCTCGTCCGGTGCGTCGGCGATCCGCGCGGCGAGGCTGAGGGCCTTGGTCTGCCCGTCGGCCATCGCCAGGGCGGTGGTGGGCCAGGCGTGGGAACGGGTGCCGCCGCCGTCGTGCAGGGCGTCCAGGAGCTCGCGTTCACCTACGTGCCCGGGAGCGGAGAGGACAAACTCGTCCAGCACGCCGCCGGCCACCGGGTGAACGTGGATGCTCAAAATGTTGGTTCCTGTCCTGGCCAATGCCCTGGTGAGCTTCTGCAGGGAACCCGGCTCATCGCACAGGACGGTCCGCGCCCGCCAGAGTGCAGGGGCCGCACCCAACTTCCGCCGATGGCGCAGCGCCGGCGCGTGCAGCCAGCCGCGCAGGATCCGGGCTGCCGACGGCTCCGCCACCCAGATCACCAGCACCGTGGCAGTGAGGGTAAGTACCAACACCTTGGCCACATAGGGCAGGTGGGTCTCCACCACCAGGGCGTGCACCAGGAGTTCGATGGGCAGCATCACGGCCACGTTGGCCAGGGTCAGCCGCGCTTTGGGGGGTTCGGGCATCATGCCGCAGACTTCGCAGCTCAATTCGGCCGCGGGCGTGTTCCGTGCGGGAGGCTTCATGTCTCAAGCATCGGCCGGGGCTGTTTCGGTGGTGTTGCCCCATGGTTCCATTCATGGGAACGCCATATCCGGCTGCGGAGAGTCGCGCCGTAGGATTTAGCAGGAACGTCAGCGCGGCCGCCCTATAGAAAACCACCCACCCCGCAGGAAGGCGCCGCCCGTTGAAGCTGCTCGCCGAGATGTTCAGTATTGGTCCCGGCAACAAGGACCACCACCCCGCGCTGCGGTGCGCCGTGGGAGTCTTCGTTCCGCTCCTCACGCTGGTGTTCCTGGGCCGGCTGGACCTGGCCATCTTCGCGTCCTTCGGCGCCTTCACCGGCATCTACGGCCGCGGCGAGCCGCACGGCACGCGCTTTTCGCTGCAGTTGCGGGCCGGGCTGCTCATGCTCGCGGTCATCCTGCTGGCCACCCTCGCGGCCCGGACTGCCACAGCCCTCTACCTCGACAGCACCGGCACAGCCTGGCTCCTGGTTGCGGCCACCACGCTTGTAGCCGGCGCCTGCTCCCTGATCATCTCCTGGTGGCGGATCCGTCCCGCGGGCTCACTGTTCCACATCTTCGCGTTTGCGGCCATCGCCTCCATACCCCACCAGCCGCCGCTGTGGCAGGCCATGCTGGTGGCCGTGCTCACCTCTGCGTTCTGCCTGCTGATCGGCTTCTCCGCCAGGATCCTGCCCAGCCACCGCACCCCGTGGGTCCGGCCGCGCCGTGTCCGGCGCACGCCCAACGAGAAACGTGCGGCCTGGCTGGAGGGCCTGGGCTACCTCGTCGCGGCCGGGCTGGCCGGCTCACTGGCCACCTGGGCGGGGGAGCTGCTGGGCTTCGGGCACAATTATTGGGCCATGGTTGCGGCCGTGGTCCCGCTGGTGGGGCACACCACCAGGCACCGCGTCCGCCGCGGCATCCAAAGGATCATCGGCACCATCCTTGGCCTGGTGATCCTGGCCGGGATTGTACTGCTGCGCCTGGAGCCCTGGCAGACGGTGCTGGTGATGGCCCTGTGCCAGTTCGGCGCCGAGATGTTCATCATCCGCCAGTACCTGCTCGCCCAGCTTTTCGTGACACCCCTTGCCCTCATTTCCACCCTCCTGGTGGTCCCCTCGCCGGCGGAGGTCCTGCTCCGGGACCGCATTATCGAAACGGTGATCGGGGCCGCCGTCGGCATTGCCGTGGTGCTGGCACCAGGCGCCTGGCGCCGGTTCCGGGAACGTACGACGGCGGGTCCCGGCAAAGTGCCTCACTCCCCGCCGGTGCGTCAGGAGTAGGCTGTAAGCAGCCCATTGAACGGAAGCGGGGTGCGCGGTGGCCAATTCCCCTTCCCGTGATTCCGTGGTGGACAGGATTGTCCGGCTGATCGCGGCCTTCCCACAGGACGTGGGTGCCCTGCAGCTTTCGGAGCTGGCTGCCCGCGCCGGCTTGCCGCTGACCACCACCCACCGCCTGGTCCGCCAACTCGCCGGACATGGACTGCTCGATACCGGCCCCGGCGGCACGGTCCAGCCGGGACTCCGCCTGTGGGAGCTCGTGAACCGCACCTCCCCTGCGCTGGTGCTGCGTCAGGCGGCGATGCCATTTATGGAGGACATCCAGCACGTCCTGAACCAGAACGTGAACCTCGCGGTGCTGGACGGCTGGGAGGCCCTCTTCGTGGAGCGGCTGTCCCGGCGCGGTTCGGTGGCCAACCGCGCCCAGGTGGCGGGCCGGATGCCCGTCCATGTCTCGTCCGCGGGGCTGGCGCTGATGGCCCACCAGGACAAGGTGGTCCAGGCTGAGTACCTGGATCAGTTCGCCGACCCGGACGGGAAGCTCACCAAGGAGGACGTCCGGACCCTGCTGGCCGAAACAGCCCGCCAGGGCTTCGCCCAGTTGAAGGGCGTAGTGGATCCGGACACCTGGGGAATCGCCGTACCGGTACTCAACCGCAGGCAGCGCGCGGTGGCATCGCTCGGCGTCGTGGTTCCTTTGCGGGAGATGCGCCTGCAAGCCTTGGTGCCGGCGCTGCAGACCGCTGCCCGCGGAATCGCCCGCCAGCTGGCCGACCCTTAGCCGCACCATTGAACGGAATTCTCGTATCGGGAATCACCCCCGGTGGCACACACTGAGTGCCAGACCGACAATCCGGCACCGCCCCGCGGAGCCCCGCAACGAAGCGAGACACGCCATGCCAGCACGCAAGACCATCACCACCCAGGTGGCCATCATGGGAGCCGGGCCGGCCGGGCTGATGCTCTCCCACCTGCTGGCAAAATTAGGCATCGAGTCCACGGTCATCGAAGTCCGGAGCCACGAGGAGATCGCCCACACGGTCCGCGCCGGCATCCTGGAACACGGCACCGTCAACCTGCTGGTGGACAGCGGAGTCTCGGACCGCGTGCTGCGCCAGGGCGACCGGCATGATGGCATCGAATTGCGTTTCAACGGCGAGAGCCACCGCGTGGACTTCAAGGATCTCGTGGGCGAGTCCGTGTGGCTCTACCCGCAGACGGACGTCTTCCTGGACCTCGCGGCCTGCAGGAAGGACGACGGCGGGGACGTCCGCTACAGCGTCACTGACACTTCCGTCCACGATCTTGAGGGCAAGCCGAAGGTCTGGTTCACCGACGCCGACGGTGTGGAGTCCGAGATCCAGGCGGACTTCCTGGTGGGCGCGGACGGTTCCCGCAGCCACTGCCGGTTCCAAATTCCGGAGGCGCACCGCAAGTGGTACTTCCACGAGTACCCGTTCGCCTGGTTCGGCATCCTCGCCGAAGCCCCGCGCAGCTCCGATGAGCTGATCTACGCCAACTCAGACAACGGCTTCGCCCTGATCAGCCAGCGCACCGAGACCGTCCAGCGGATGTACTTCCAGTGCGATCCCAAGGAAAACGTGGCGGAGTGGGATGACGACCGGATTTGGGCCGAGTTCCGCAGCCGGGTCAACGGCAATGGCTTTGAGCTGAAGGAGGGCCCGGTCATCGAGAAGATGGTGCTGCCGTTCCGCAGCTTTGTCCACACCCCTATGCGGTACGGCAACCTGTTCCTTGCCGGCGACGCCGCGCACACCGTTCCGCCTACCGGGGCCAAGGGCCTGAACCTGGCCATCCATGACGTCAAGGTGCTCTTCGAAGGGCTGGACAGCCACTACAACTCCGGCTCCGAGCGGCTCTTGGAGACCTACAGCGACCGCGCTTTGGAGCGCGTATGGAAGGCCCAGCAGTTCTCCTACTGGATGACCACCATGCTGCACACCCCTGCCGGCGCCGATGACTTCTCCCGCGCGCGGCAGTTGGGTGAACTCCATTCTGTGGTGACTTCCCGGCACGGCATGGCCTACCTCGCCGAGGCCTACACGGGCTGGCCGGGCGCGAGCTAACCCAGCAGGCGCCGGACTGCTGCGGCGATGGCTGCAGCATCAGGCTGCTCGTCCCGCCTGACGGTGAGCAGGTGGAGCAGCACGCCGTCGCCGTAGTCCGCCACGTCCCTCGCACGGGCCGGTGCGTCGGCTATGCCCAGCGCGGCGAGGGCGTGTTCCAGTCCGCCCACCAGCCGGAAGTGCCCGGCTGTTACCGACTCGGGCTTATCCAGGGAGAGGGCCAGGCGGGCGCGGGTGAGGCCCGCGTGGTGCCCGGCCAGTGCCAGCACCAGGGCGGCCAGTTGGGCTGCCAGTTCCTCAACGTTTTGCGGCGGTCCGGCCGGCCCCTGGTCCTGCAGGAGCGCGGCGTCCAGCTCCAGCAAACGGTCCAGAACAGCTTCGACCAAGGCAGCGCGGTTCCGGTAGTAGTTGGAGGTGGTGCCTTCGGACAGGTGGGCGGCGGCATCCACCGCCCGGTGGGTGAGGCCCTTCATGCCCTTGTCCGCCACCACCGTGAGGGCAGCATCCAGCAGTTGGGTCCGGCGGTCAGGCATGGGCCCAGTGTATTGCCCCTTCCGGTTCACTACAAAAGTAGTAGAATCGACCGCATGGAGATAATCTCGATTGTTGGCGGCGGCATCGCCGGCCTGGCGCTTGCCTCATGCCTGGACCAGGACCAATTTGAGGTGACGGTTTACGAGAAGCGGCCGGAACTGCCCACCGTGGGCAACGCGCTGGGGATGTGGCCGAACGCCCAGCGCGCCTTGGCCCGGATTGGGGTGCTGGAGGAGGCCCGGGCCGTCAGTCCCGTGATCGGCAGCGGCTCGGTCCGCAATGCCGCAGGCGAGCCCTGGGTGACAGTCAGCGCGGGGGACATGTTCGCGATTTCCCGCATCGACCTGCTGCCGCTGCTTGATGCGGCCGTACCTGGCACAGTCCGCCGCGTCACGGACCATGTCCGGACGCTCCCAGCGCATGGGGGCCTGGTGGTAGGGGCGGACGGCGTGCACAGCGTGGTTCGCCGCGAGGGCTGGGGCAGCCGCAGCACCGCCAAACTCACCCCCCATCTCGCCCTGCGCGGCACCCTTCCCTCGACGGTCAGCCCGGACGTGGTCGGCGAGTACTGGGGCCGCGGCGACTTGTTCGGCATCGCCTCCGCCAGGGGCGGAATGTTCTGGTACGCCAGCTACCGGTCCACGCTTGGCCCTTACGACATCGACGCAGCGTCAGCCCTGGAGCAGGCCCGGGAGCGCTACGCGGGGCACGCGCCGGCCATACGCCAGGTACTGGCGGCCGCCACCCCAGAAGCCTGCCTGGTGCAGCGGATCTGGACAACTCCGCGCCTCAAGTCCTTCGTCCGGGGCCGGACCGTACTCATCGGTGACGCCGCGCACGCCATGGCCCCCACCCTCGGACGTGGCGCCTGTGAATCCCTGGTGGACGCGGTCACGCTGGCTGACCTCCTCAACACGCTGCCCGAGGAGCAGGCACTTAAGGCGTACGACCGGCAGCGCCGCCTGCGCACCGGTGCGCTGAGCCTGGCGTCCTCGGCGCTCGCGCGCATCGCCCTGGCAGAAGGCGGCCAGCCCGTGCGTGACCGGCTGCTCACGCTGGCCCGACGGCGGCCGGCGGGTGCCGTCGTCGGCAGCGGTTCCGCAGGCTGATCAGCGGACAGGAGCGGCGGCCTTCCCTGCGTCGTCGTCGGACATCATGCAAAGTGCGGGGCCGGGAACTGCTGCGGGAGGAGGCGCTGCCGGCAACCGCTTCTTGCGCGGCCCTTTCCCGCGCGACCGGCCGTACACCAGGTACATCGTGACGCCGGTGATGACCATGAGCAGCACGGTGTAGACAAAGGTGTTGGCCACGCCCTCCACACCTTCTGCCCCATCGGTGTTGGCCTTGATCACCAGGCCCAGGGGCTGAACCAACGGGTGGGCCAGGAAGATGGCGGTGTCGTAGTCATCCAGCAGGCTGTTGAAGTTCAGGGCGGTGATGGCGGCGGCTGCCGGCAGCACCAGCGGCAGGAGGATCCGGCGGAACACGTAGAGTGTTTTGGCGCCCATGATGGCCGCTGCCTCTTCAAGCGAGGAATTCACGGAGGCGAAGGACGCCTTGAGCATCCGGAGCGTAAACGGGATCTTGACCGTCACAAAGGCGATCAGCAGGATCACCGTTGTGCCCGTAAGGACAGCGCCGCCCACCAGCGGATTCGGGTGGTCGTAACTGACAATCAGGCCCAGTGCGAGCAGTGCCGAGGGCAGGATCCACGGTATGTGCAGCAGGTATTCGAAGGCGGTTGACACCCAGTTCCGGTACTTCTGCAGCAGACGGGCCACGAAGAGCAGGCCGCCGACGGCGATCAGGGCAGCCAGGGCGCTGTACACCACACTGACGATGAACGGCCGCAGCCCCGACCGCTGCGTCAGGACCCGCGCGTAGTTCTCCAGCGTCAGGCTGCCCAGGGAGAGCTGCCCGGTTTGGATGGCGGCGCCGTCGGCAAACGAATACAGCACAATCAGGAGCACCGGCAGGGTGTACACGGCAAAGAGCAGGTACGCCAGGGTGTGGACCACCACGTTGGCCACCGGGTTGGTGATCTGCTGCTTCTGCAGTGCTGAGGATACCTTTGACACCGAAAAGTACGTGCCGCCTTTTTCGAGCCGGGACATCACGGCGAGCATCAGGATGGTGGCCACGCCCAGGATGACAGCCAGCAGCGCAGCGAGGTCGCGGGAGGTGGGGCTGTTGGTGAAGGTCAGGATCATCGGCGTGATGGTCTGGAAGTCCCGGCCGCCCAGTACCTGTGGGGCGCTCAAAGCGCCGAGGCCGGTCAGGAAGGACAGGATGGTGACGGCGAACAGCGTGGGCTTGAGCATGGGCAGCACAATCCGCCGCAGGATGGTCCAGGTGGAAGCGCCGAGGTTCCGGGCTGCCTCCACGGTTTGGTAGTCGATGCCCTTCAACGCGTTGGCCACAAACAGCATGTGGTTGGTGGTGGTGGCAAAAGTCATCACCACCAGGACCGCGAAGAAACCCGAGAACCAGCCCGGGTCCAGGCCCGGGAACACCTTGACCAGCAGGGACGTGACAATGCCTTTGTCCCCGTAGATGAACTTGTACCCGGCCGCCAGCACAATGCCGCCGTAGATGAACGTGGAGGCGTAGCCCAGGAACAGGATCCTGGACCCCCTGATCCGGAAGTAGTGCGTCACCAGGACAATGAAGATTCCCACCAGATTTACGGTGATGGACAAGGCCATGGCGAGCAGGAAGCTGTTCCCCAGGGCCTTCATGGCCCGTTGGGAGGAGAAGAGTTTCTCCGCGGCCCGGCCGGAGAAACTGCCGTCCGGGAAGAACGTCGCCATCAGGATGTTTACGTTGGGCCACACCAGGAACGCGGCGATGAACCAGGTGAGGACAACGCCCACCACCAGGACGAAGGGGGAGCGGGCCATGCTACGGACCGGCATGCCGCTCATGGCAGCGGTACCGCCTGGTCTTCCCGCTCCAGGGCCACACCGGTCGCAGGGTGGTACTGCAGGATGTGTTCAGGCCGGAGATACACCGTGGCGTCGGTTTCAGGCTCCGGCTGCGGCCCGCCGTCCTCCCGGACCAGGAGGCGGATATCCGAGCCGTGGCTGCGCACCACGTAGCGGCTGTGCAGCCCGTGGTAGGTGCGGGACACCACCGTGCCCGGAAGTCCGACGGCGGTTCCCCCTTCCGCGTCCGGATGCAGGGACGCTTTCTCCACCCGCAGGTAGGAGCTGGCGTCCGTGCTGAGGCCCGCCCCCGAGCGGCGGTTCAACTCCGCGACGAACTCCGGCGTCAGCGCCGAGCTGTCCCCGATGAAGTTGCAGACGAACTCGGTGGCGGAATGGTCGTAGATCTCCTGGGGAGTACCCACCTGCTCCACCACACCCTTGTTGAACACCGCCACCCGGTCGCTCATGGCCAGCGCCTCGTCCTGGTCGTGCGTGACGTAGACGGTGGTAATGCCGAACTGGCTTTGCAGGTCCTTCAGCTGCTGCCGCAACTGGTGCCGCAGCTTCGCGTCCAGGTTGGACAGAGGTTCATCCAGCAGCAGGATCTTGGGCCGCAGAACCAGTGCACGCGCCACAGCCACGCGCTGCTGCTGCCCGCCGGACAGTTCCGCCACGTTCTTGGCCAGCTGATCATCGCTGAGCTCCACCCGCCGGGCGATGTCCCGGACCATACGGTCGCTGTCCGCCGGTTTCTCTTTCCGTACCCGCAGGCCGAAGGCAATGTTTTCCCACACGCTCATGCTGGGGAAAAGGGCATAGTTCTGGAACACCATGCCCACCTGCCTCTTGTCGCTGGGAAGCCGTGTGACATCCTTGCCGTCCACCCGCACTTTGCCCTTGGATGGCTGGATGAATCCGGCCAAGGTGCGCAGCGCCGTCGTCTTCCCGCAGCCTGAAGGCCCCAGGAGGGTGAAAAACTCGCCAGGCCGGACGTGCAGGTCCAGGTTGGGGATGGCGGTGAAATCGCCAAAGGAAACTTCGATGTTGTCCAAGCGGATCATGGCTAACCTGTCTGGTGGAACCGGAAGCGGGCGGGGGTGGAACCGGTTACGTCATGTACTCGAGCTCGATCTTCTCCACCCAGGCGCCCATGTTTTCCTGCACAAATTCCCAGTCAATGTCCTGCTGCTTGAGGTCGGCGAAGAAGTCCACCACGTCCGGGTTGGCTTTGGCCTGGGCGGTCTTGTTCACCGGCATGGCGTTGAACTTCTGCGCAAACTCTCCCTGCACGTCTGCGCTGCCGAACCAGTCGATGAACTTCTGTGCCTCGTCCTTCTTCTTTGTGCCCTTCACCAGGGCTATCTGCTCCACGGCAAGGGGAACGCCGACGGAAGGGATCACGGTCTCGACGTTGACGTTGAAGGACTTTTCGCGGTCGGCAATGATCGACGACGGCATCTGGCCCATTTCCACTTCGCCGGAGGCGATGCGGGCAAAGAGGTCAGTCTTGGCAATAGCAGGGCTGCCGTGCTGGAAGTACTGCTCCACCTGCTTCCAGCCCTCATCCGAAATGCCCAGATCGCCCGAATCATCACGGTAGCGGCTGAGGATGCCGGCGAAAACCAGCTGGGCTGTGGCAGTGCCCAGGCCCGTCACACGCTCGTAGCGGGTTTTGAATTCGTCCTTCGTCCAGAGATCAGTCCAGTCCCGGGGCGCGGCATCCTTGGAAATTTTGTCGGAGTTGTAGCCCAGGAGGATGGCTTGCTTGACCAGGGGCCAATAGGTTTCGCCGTCCCCCAGTTCCTTATCCACGTCGCCGGCCCAGGCGGGCTCGTACGGTTCAAGTGCGCCTTCGGCTTGGATCTGGGAGAAGTACATGTTGTTCAGGCCAAATGCGATATCCGCGATCGGGTTGTTCTTCTCGGCGATCAGTTTGTTTGTGGCGTCCGCACCGCCTGCGCCCACGATCTCGATCTTGAAACCTGCTTCCGCGGCCTTTGCGCTCAGCCAGTCGCCGCGGCCTTCGCCGTTGGAGTTGGTGTAGACCACCAGGGTTTCCCCGGAACCGCCGACAGGAGCCGTCGACGGATCTTCTGAGGCGGCTGGTGTTGCTGCTTGCCCGCCGCATCCGGCGAGAAGGGTGACGGCGACGGCGGCGGCAACCAAAGTTTGAAGTTTACGCACGATCAGGACTCATTTCTGGACTGGAATCGGAGCATGTCCGGCCAGCCTATAGCCGCACATGGCAAATGTCGGGCGTTATTGCTATCGATTCGATAAACAGCCCGACTGGCCACTCTGATCCTGCGGCAGAAACTACGGGTGCCCAGCGCGTAAACCTGGGGTTAACTCTCTTTGCCGCCGTCAGCCGTCGTGCGTCCTGTCCTTGATTCAGTCCTTCTGAAGCGTGTCCGTCAAATGGTGCGTGGGAATCCTGTCCCGCTCGTAGGTGATTTCGGTGTAGCCGTGCGGCTCCGGCTTGCCGGACGCGTCGAGGTTGACGAAGACAATCTCCTCGATGGTCAGGATGCTTTGGCGGGTGATCATGTTCCGCACCTCGGCGCGCATGGTCAGGGACGTCCTGCCGAAGCGGGTGGCGGTCAGTCCCATCTCGATCAGGTCGCCCTGGACCGCGGAGCTGACGAAGTTGATCTCCGAAATGTACTTCGTGACCGCGCGGCCGTTGCCGAGTTGGAGGATGGCGTAGATGGCCGCCTCCTCATCGATCCACTTCAGCAGGCTGCCGCCGAAAAGCGTTCCGTTCGCGTTGAGGTCCTCGGGCCGGACCCACTTTCGGGTGCGGAAGGTGATGTCTGCTGATTCCATAGGCAGAGGTTAGCCGAGGAGCGCTGGCGCCACCGAGTGTGACGAACCCGGTGCGCCGTTACGCCATGGCAGTGTGGGCGGCGCTGCGGGCGTGGATGCTTTTCGCGTAGCAGTAGGAATGTTCAACGCCAATGTAGGGGCCGAAGTTGGGAACGGGTTCGAAGCCGGAGTTCTCGTAGAAGTTCCGCCCGTCGGGTTGGGCAGAACCGGCTTCGGCCTTGATGCGGGTGATTCCCTGTTTGAAGGCTTCG harbors:
- a CDS encoding FAD-dependent monooxygenase codes for the protein MEIISIVGGGIAGLALASCLDQDQFEVTVYEKRPELPTVGNALGMWPNAQRALARIGVLEEARAVSPVIGSGSVRNAAGEPWVTVSAGDMFAISRIDLLPLLDAAVPGTVRRVTDHVRTLPAHGGLVVGADGVHSVVRREGWGSRSTAKLTPHLALRGTLPSTVSPDVVGEYWGRGDLFGIASARGGMFWYASYRSTLGPYDIDAASALEQARERYAGHAPAIRQVLAAATPEACLVQRIWTTPRLKSFVRGRTVLIGDAAHAMAPTLGRGACESLVDAVTLADLLNTLPEEQALKAYDRQRRLRTGALSLASSALARIALAEGGQPVRDRLLTLARRRPAGAVVGSGSAG
- a CDS encoding iron ABC transporter permease encodes the protein MSGMPVRSMARSPFVLVVGVVLTWFIAAFLVWPNVNILMATFFPDGSFSGRAAEKLFSSQRAMKALGNSFLLAMALSITVNLVGIFIVLVTHYFRIRGSRILFLGYASTFIYGGIVLAAGYKFIYGDKGIVTSLLVKVFPGLDPGWFSGFFAVLVVMTFATTTNHMLFVANALKGIDYQTVEAARNLGASTWTILRRIVLPMLKPTLFAVTILSFLTGLGALSAPQVLGGRDFQTITPMILTFTNSPTSRDLAALLAVILGVATILMLAVMSRLEKGGTYFSVSKVSSALQKQQITNPVANVVVHTLAYLLFAVYTLPVLLIVLYSFADGAAIQTGQLSLGSLTLENYARVLTQRSGLRPFIVSVVYSALAALIAVGGLLFVARLLQKYRNWVSTAFEYLLHIPWILPSALLALGLIVSYDHPNPLVGGAVLTGTTVILLIAFVTVKIPFTLRMLKASFASVNSSLEEAAAIMGAKTLYVFRRILLPLVLPAAAAITALNFNSLLDDYDTAIFLAHPLVQPLGLVIKANTDGAEGVEGVANTFVYTVLLMVITGVTMYLVYGRSRGKGPRKKRLPAAPPPAAVPGPALCMMSDDDAGKAAAPVR
- a CDS encoding ABC transporter ATP-binding protein, translated to MIRLDNIEVSFGDFTAIPNLDLHVRPGEFFTLLGPSGCGKTTALRTLAGFIQPSKGKVRVDGKDVTRLPSDKRQVGMVFQNYALFPSMSVWENIAFGLRVRKEKPADSDRMVRDIARRVELSDDQLAKNVAELSGGQQQRVAVARALVLRPKILLLDEPLSNLDAKLRHQLRQQLKDLQSQFGITTVYVTHDQDEALAMSDRVAVFNKGVVEQVGTPQEIYDHSATEFVCNFIGDSSALTPEFVAELNRRSGAGLSTDASSYLRVEKASLHPDAEGGTAVGLPGTVVSRTYHGLHSRYVVRSHGSDIRLLVREDGGPQPEPETDATVYLRPEHILQYHPATGVALEREDQAVPLP
- a CDS encoding TetR/AcrR family transcriptional regulator; this encodes MPDRRTQLLDAALTVVADKGMKGLTHRAVDAAAHLSEGTTSNYYRNRAALVEAVLDRLLELDAALLQDQGPAGPPQNVEELAAQLAALVLALAGHHAGLTRARLALSLDKPESVTAGHFRLVGGLEHALAALGIADAPARARDVADYGDGVLLHLLTVRRDEQPDAAAIAAAVRRLLG
- a CDS encoding 4-hydroxybenzoate 3-monooxygenase is translated as MPARKTITTQVAIMGAGPAGLMLSHLLAKLGIESTVIEVRSHEEIAHTVRAGILEHGTVNLLVDSGVSDRVLRQGDRHDGIELRFNGESHRVDFKDLVGESVWLYPQTDVFLDLAACRKDDGGDVRYSVTDTSVHDLEGKPKVWFTDADGVESEIQADFLVGADGSRSHCRFQIPEAHRKWYFHEYPFAWFGILAEAPRSSDELIYANSDNGFALISQRTETVQRMYFQCDPKENVAEWDDDRIWAEFRSRVNGNGFELKEGPVIEKMVLPFRSFVHTPMRYGNLFLAGDAAHTVPPTGAKGLNLAIHDVKVLFEGLDSHYNSGSERLLETYSDRALERVWKAQQFSYWMTTMLHTPAGADDFSRARQLGELHSVVTSRHGMAYLAEAYTGWPGAS